The Oncorhynchus tshawytscha isolate Ot180627B linkage group LG32, Otsh_v2.0, whole genome shotgun sequence genome includes a region encoding these proteins:
- the LOC112235423 gene encoding NACHT, LRR and PYD domains-containing protein 12, producing the protein MFCPGGKKRLTEQRKVSASHVGKLRSKLKAILKKKYQSPPGGETEHPFYIHCDLHYQASKSSEENQHEYILSEPGYRRRHQGTCSFLNSDEPIRTALTKGVAGIGKTSHVRMMILNWAEGKGDQEVQLIFPLPFRELNLLKERLSLVELLYEFFPELKEPGIYKLDNCRVGFFLDGLDEFRRPLDFKNSPIVTDLTEPSSVPALLTNLINGNLLPSVAHIWITSRPAAVHRIPLQYIDRMSEIEGFTDSQKEEFFRRAINDENQATAVITYLKNSKALYNLCQIPFICSISASILEKQTYVPDKTCEPVALTPLFNDLLILLQMGNHNVKIVDELGELAFKQLVKGNTVFYEEDLRECNIDVQVAAVYAKVSIPIFREDIGLHQKKIYYFGHTTIQEFFAAMRFLQSFGSQDENRAVNRKTQIERTLWFFGDATQLKSAVDMTLRSKTGHMDLFLRFLLGIAQNFNQMFSEAGFTPSTALPEMLVYIKKKVLENPTSPRTFNLLNCLRELKHYSLDNDSVLFLQTGIPPDAKYPPAHWSDLATLFLASLSGSIDMLGLDVENRGDEELLRMLPVIKASHTSTLSYHNLTEKSCECLALALTSKVSNLKTLDLSFNTLKDSGVQLLAAGLAKPHCRLERLKLSGCRVKQNGFAALAKALKSNPSHLRELDLSGNEPEESGVFHLVDGLKVVKCELQILKLSNCKLGLELSCALAVLLIDNPRHLRELDVGMNDLGDRGVKMLMDKLKSTQIYKLELYCCQLTEKCCENMFRCLANIPSLRELNLSNNNLKDEGVKMLCKAFGVPVCQLEKLNLASCGFTSGGCRCLVGGCSFSPTFLKELDISRNHLGSGVVAFFLFLKTVRFSLETLRLSDCKMTELCCPELVEVLRSSLTVLKELDLSGNELGDSGVNTLCMGLTSTTCKLERLFLRCCGITVKGCSSLAVALKSSCSKITELGLMGNDTGEEGLRILSGIRDDPHYKLQTLEIND; encoded by the exons ATGTTTTGCCctggggggaaaaaacgattgacTGAACAAAG GAAAGTTTCTGCCTCCCATGTGGGAAAACTCCGCAGTAAGTTAAAAGCCATCCTGAAGAAAAAGTACCAAAGTCCACCAGGGGGAGAAACTGAGCATCCATTTTATATTCATTGTGATCTCCACTATCAAGCTAGTAAAAGTAGTGAAGAGAACCAACATGAGTATATTCTATCTGAGCCAGGTTACAGGAGAAGACATCAAGGAACATGTTCATTCCTAAACTCAGATGAGCCTATCAGAACAGCTCTGACGAAGGGCGTCGCTGGTATTGGCAAAACTAGTCATGTGCGAATGATGATTCTTAACTGGGCAGAGGGAAAAGGAGACCAGGAAGTCCAACTCATATTTCCCCTTCCTTTCCGGGAGCTGAATTTGCTGAAGGAGAGACTGAGTCTGGTTGAACTTCTTTATGAGTTTTTCCCAGAATTGAAAGAACCTGGAATTTACAAATTGGACAACTGCAGAGTTGGGTTCTTTCTTGACGGGCTGGATGAATTTCGACGTCCTCTCGACTTCAAGAACAGCCCGATAGTGACCGATCTCACAGAGCCCTCCTCCGTGCCAGCACTGCTGACAAACCTAATTAACGGTAATCTCCTTCCCTCCGTCGCTCACATATGGATTACATCCAGACCTGCGGCAGTCCATCGCATCCCTCTTCAGTACATTGACAGAATGTCAGAAATTGAAGGCTTCACCGACTCCCAGAAAGAGGAGTTCTTCAGGAGAGCAATCAATGATGAGAACCAGGCCACAGCAGTTATCACCTACTTGAAGAACTCGAAGGCCCTCTACAACTTGTGCCAGATACCTTTTATCTGTTCAATCTCAGCGTCAATACTCGAGAAACAGACATATGTACCCGACAAAACATGCGAACCTGTCGCACTAACTCCATTATTTAACGACCTACTCATCCTGTTACAAATGGGGAACCACAATGTAAAGATAGTTGACGAATTGGGGGAACTAGCCTTTAAGCAGTTGGTGAAAGGCAACACGGTTTTCTACGAGGAAGACCTACGAGAGTGCAACATTGATGTCCAAGTGGCAGCTGTGTACGCAAAAGTAAGCATACCCATCTTCAGGGAGGATATTGGGCTGCACCAAAAGAAAATCTACTACTTTGGGCATACCACCATTCAGGAGTTCTTTGCCGCAATGCGGTTTCTTCAATCTTTTGGCAGCCAAGACGAAAACCGGGCTGTCAACCGGAAAACCCAGATCGAGAGAACTCTCTGGTTTTTTGGAGATGCCACCCAACTCAAGAGCGCGGTGGACATGACTTTGCGGAGCAAGACCGGACACATGGACCTCTTCCTTCGCTTCCTCCTCGGCATTGCTCAGAACTTTAACCAGATGTTCTCCGAGGCTGGCTTCACACCGTCTACTGCCCTTCCGGAAATGTTAGTGTACATCAAGAAGAAGGTCTTGGAGAATCCCACTTCGCCGAGGACCTTCAACCTGCTGAACTGCCTGAGGGAACTGAAACACTACTCTCTAGACAACGATAGTGTGCTCTTTCTCCAGACGGGAATCCCCCCAGATGCCAAATATCCACCTGCACATTGGTCCGACCTGGCCACACTCTTTTTGGCATCGTTGTCTGGGTCGATAGACATGCTTGGGTTGgatgtagagaacagaggagacgAGGAACTTCTGAGGATGCTGCCAGTGATCAAAGCTTCCCACACCTCCAC GCTGTCGTATCACAACCTGACTGAGAAATCCTGTGAATGTCTGGCCTTGGCGCTCACCTCAAAGGTGTCCAATCTGAAAACTCTGGACCTGAGTTTCAACACGCTGAAGGACTCAGGAGTGCAGCTGTTGGCGGCCGGCTTGGCCAAGCCCCACTGCCGACTGGAGAGACTGAAACTGTCCGGCTGCAGGGTGAAACAGAATGGCTTTGCAGCTCTGGCCAAAGCTCTCAAATCCAACCCCTCGCACCTGCGAGAGCTGGATCTGAGCGGCAACGAACCGGAAGAATCGGGGGTGTTTCATCTCGTTGACGGACTAAAGGTTGTTAAGTGTGAACTGCAGATCCTGAA GCTCTCAAACTGCAAGCTGGGCCTGGAGCTTAGTTGCGCTCTGGCGGTGTTGCTGATAGACAACCCCAGACACCTGCGAGAGCTGGACGTCGGCATGAATGACCTGGGAGACCGGGGGGTGAAGATGCTCATGGACAAACTGAAGTCAACCCAGATATACAAACTGGA GTTGTACTGTTGTCAGCTCACTGAGAAATGCTGTGAGAACATGTTTAGGTGTCTGGCCAACATCCCCAGTCTGAGGGAGCTCAACCTGAGCAACAATAACCTGAAGGACGAGGGGGTCAAGATGCTCTGCAAAGCCTTCGGAGTGCCTGTCTGTCAACTGGAGAAACTCAA tctgGCGAGCTGTGGCTTCACGTCTGGAGGCTGTCGATGTCTGGTTGGAGGGTGCAGTTTCAGCCCCACCTTCCTCAAAGAGCTGGATATCAGCAGGAACCACCTGGGATCAGGTGTTGTCGCGTTTTTCCTGTTCCTCAAAACTGTACGCTTTTCACTGGAGACCCTACG ACTGAGTGACTGTAAGATGACAGAGCTATGCTGTCCAGAGCTGGTCGAAGTTCTCCGCTCCAGTCTCACCGTCCTGAAAGAGCTGGATCTATCTGGAAACGAACTGGGAGACAGCGGTGTAAATACACTCTGCATGGGACTGACCTCAACAACTTGTAAACTGGAGAGACTGTT tctgaGATGCTGTGGGATCACAGTAAAGGGCTGCTCCTCCCTAGCCGTAGCCCTGAAGTCCAGCTGCTCCAAAATCACAGAGCTGGGCCTGATGGGAAACGACACGGGAGAAGAAGGACTGAGAATTCTCTCCGGCATCAGGGATGACCCACACTACAAACTACAGACTCTAGA AATAAACGATTGA